In Acidimicrobiales bacterium, the DNA window GCGTGCTGCGCTACTCGGGCGACTGGCCCACGGGCCCGGACGCCGCCGGCGGCTGCGGGCGTACCGACGGCACCGGCGCCCCACTGGTGGACGAGGGGGCGGTGACCCGCGAGGTCTTCATCTCCGCCGGGGAGAACGGCTTGTCGACGCCCCATTCCATCGCGCCGGCGCCCGACGACGGCTTCTACGTGTCGAGCATCATCACGGGGGTGATCAACGAGTACGACGCCGGCGGCGCCTTCCTGCGCACCATCCTCGAGCCGCCCGCCGGCGAGGCGCTCGGCCCCGAGCCGTTCTCCACCGGCACGCCCCTCGGCCTCGGCGTGGCCCCGGACGGCACCCTCTACTACGCCGACATCGGCGTGGTGGCCGACCCCGTCGACGGGTTCGGCCCCGGCGACGACACCGGCTCGGTGCGCGCCATCGTGTTCGTCGACGGCGAGCCCCAGCCCCCCGAGACCCTCGACGAGGGCCTCGCCTTCCCCGACGGCATCGGCGTCTTCGTCCCATGATCGGTGCGATGTTGCGAGCGGAGCGGAACAGCGCCACCGGCGAACCGGATGCCGAAGGGGTTCCGACGAAGGAGGAACAGAGGTGAAGGTGGTCGTGGTGGGGGCGGGGGCCATGGGGTCGGCGTCGGCCTGGCACTTGGCGAAGGCGGGCGCCGACGTCACCTTGCTCGAGCAATTCGAGCAAGGGCACGACCGCGGCTCGTCGCACGGCACCGTGCGCATCTTCCGGCTGGCCTACGCCGACGACCTCTACGTGCGCCTGGCCCTCGAGGCCGAGCCGCTGTGGGCCGAGCTGGAGGAGGCCGCCGACGAGGAGCTGCTCGACCGAGTCGGGGCGCTCGACCACGGCGAGCCCGAGCGCATCCACGAGGTGGCCGCCGCCCTCACCCGGGCGGGGGTGCGCCATGAGCTCGTGGGCCCCGAAGCGGCGGCCGAGCGCTGGCCGTTCCTGCGCATCGAGGGGCCGGCGGTGTTCCAGCCGGACGGGGGCATCTCCTTCGCCGACCGCACGGTGCGCGCCGCCCAGGACGTCGCCCGTGGTCTCGGCGCTGAGGTGGCCCACGAGGAGCCCGCCCGGGCCATCCACCTCCGTGACGGCGGCGTCGTGGTCGAGACCGACGGCCGCGAGCTGCTGGCCGACGTCGTGGTCGTGTCGGCCGGCGCGTGGGCCGCGCCGCTCGCCGGCGACCTGGTGCCGCTGCCGCCGCTGACCGTCACGTTCCAGCAGCCCGGCTGGTTCGCGCCCCGGGACCCCACCGCGGTCTGGCCGTCGTTCATCCACTACCGGGACACGTCCAGCGCGTCGGCGGCGTCGTTCGGCGCCTACGGCATGGGCGACCCGGGCATCGGCGGCCGGCGCACGACCTTCCCCGGCACCGCGGTGAAGGTGGGGGAGGAGAGCGTGCCCACCGTGGTGGACCCCGACGACGGGCCCTTCGAGGTGCGCCAGGACGCCCTGCGCCGCCTCGCCGACTACGTCGAGATGTGGCTGCCGGGCCTCGACCCGGTGCCCCTGCGGGCCGAGACCTGCCTGTTCACCCAGACGCCGAACGACGACTTCGTCCTCGACCGCCGCGGCGCCGTGGTGATCGCCTCACCCTGCTCGGGCCACGGCTTCAAGTTCACCCCGGTCATCGGGAGGATGGTGGCCGACCTGGTCCTGGACGAAGGCGCCGCCGACGCCCTCGACCAGCGCTTCCGCCTCAGGCGCTGAGCAGGTTGCGGGCGATCTGGGAGATCTGGATCTCGTCGGTGCCGGCGTAGATCTGGAGGACCTTGGCGTCGCGGGCGAGCTGCTCGACCTGGTACTCGGCCATGTAGCCGTTGCCGCCGAACACCTGGACGGCCTCGAGGGCGACCTCCATGGCCGCCTGCGCGGAGTAGAGCTTGCAGGCCGATGCCTCGGTGAGGTCCATGCCCGTGCCGTTGGCGGCCATCTCGATCTGGCGGAAGACCAGGTTCTGGATGTTGAGGCGGGCGACCTCCATCTTCGCCAGCTTCAGCTGGATGAGCTGGAACTCGCCGATGGGCTTGCCGAACTGGACCCGCTCCTTGGCGTACTCGGTGCAGAGCTCGAGGCAGCGCTCGACGATGCCGAGCGACATGGCGGCCACGCCGGTGCGCTCCATCGAGAAGGTGTCCTTGGCGCCGGCCCGGCCACCCGAGGGCAGGTCCTCGGTCTCGCCGAGCAGGCGGTCCTTGCCGACGCGCACGTCGTTGAGGAAGAGCTGGCCGGTGGGGGAGGAGTGCATGCCCATCTTGCGCAGGGGCTTCGACTGCTCGAGGCCGGGCATGCCGGAATCGAGGACGAAGCTGAGGATCTTGCGGTCGGCGGGGTCGTTGCCTTCGTCGAGCTTGCAGATGAACACGATGGTGTCGGCGTAGGGGCCGTTGGTGATGAAGGTCTTGGAGCCGTTGAGGACGTACTCGTCGCCGTCGCGCTTGGCGGTGGCCTTCATCGAGCCGAAGGCGTCCGAGCCGGAGTCGGGCTCGGTGATGGCCCACGAGCCGATCTTCTCCATGGTCAGCAGGTCGAGCGCCCACCGCTCCTTCTGGGCGGTGGTGCCCTTCGACATGATCGCCGAGGCGGTGAGGCCGACGCTCACGCCCATGGCCGTGACCATGCCGGGGCAGTACCGGCAGATCTCGATGATGGGGATGAGGGTCATCGACCCATCGCCCCCGCCGCCGCGCTTCTCGGTGGAGGCCTCGGCCTCGCCCGCGGCGACCGCCTTCTCCTTGTCCATCTGGCGCTTGAAGCGGTCGCGGGCGGCGGCGTCCATCCCGAAGGTCGACCACAGCTTGCGCAGCACCTCGTAGGGCGGGGTGTCGCCGTGCTCGAGCTCCTCGAGGTTGGGGACGATCTCGGCCTCGACGAAGCGACGCATGGCGTCGCGCATCATCTGGTGCTCTTCGCTCCACTCGTACATACCCCCAGTATCGGACGTGCTCCGGTGCTCCGGCCACCCCGCCCGTCCTCACACCGGGAGGGGAGCCTGCCGATTGGTCCATATGGCCCATGGCGCGCGCCGCTGGAGTGTGATGGCGCTCGCCGTCGCGCTCGTGGCCGCCGCGGGGTGCTCGGCGGACAGCGGCCGGGACATCGAGGCCCTCGAGAACCCCACGCGCACGACGATGGAGCCGTACGTCGAGCCACAGTTCGACGACACCCGCGACGTGACCCTCGCCCCCGTGCCGCCGGGCGCCCCCCTGGCCTTCCCGGTCACCATCCGTGGCGGGGACGCGTCCCTGACCGGCACCCTCGTCGGCCCGGACGGGCCGGTGGCCCGGGGACGGATCCGCCTGGAGCGCTTCGTGGGGGAGGCCTCGGCCGTGCTGGAGGTGGCCACGAACGAGCAGGGCCGATGGAACGCCAAGGGGATCATCGGCGGCCGTTACCGCGTGCGCGGCTGGCGCATGCCCGACCTCGCCATGAACTCGTCCACCGTGCTGTTCCTCGGAGCCGAGGAAGCCGGCACCGTCGACCTCGAGGCCACGGCCCAGGGCGGCGTGGACGTGCAGGCCGCGATCCTGACGCCGACGCCCACCATCGGCGCCGCGGTCAACGTCACGGCCCTCATCACCCGCCACGAGGTGGACGGCGACGGGGTGGTCCGAGGCATCCCCCTCACCGGCACGGTCGCCGCCCTGACGTCGGGCGCGGGCTGGGAGATCGCCGCCCCGGACGTCAGCGTCGACGGCGCCGGCGGCGCCACCTGGACCGTCACCTGCACGGCCCCGTCGCCGGGCGACCTCGTGATCACCGCCGGTGAGGGGGTGGCCCGGATCACGGTGCCGGCGTGCTCGCGCCCGGTGGGCCCGACCACGTCGACCACCGCGCCCGACACCCCGGTGGCCGACTTCGCCGTCGGCGAGCAGTTCACGCCGCCCTTCGCCGGGCCCCTCCCGGCCGGCACCTACACCGTCGTGGGCGACGCCGCCTCGTGCGCCCTCGTCTACGAGGTCTGGGAGGACGACGCCTGGAGCGACGACCAGCGCACGTTCACCGGTACCGGCGCGCTGGTGCTCGACACCTTCGCCCGCAACCTCGTCACCCTGGGTGACGCCCCGGCGTGCACGTTCGAGCGGGTGTCGTGATGGCCCGCCGAGCCGACCGCATCGCCCCGTTCCCACCCCCGAAGCGCCGCCGGCGCTGGTGGGGCATCCCCCGCATGACCGTGAAGATGGTGGTGCTGGTCGCCGTGGTGGTGGGCGTCTGCGTGCCCGCGGCGGCGGCGACGGCCTTCTGGACCCTCATCAAGGCCGACGTGCCCGGCACCCTGCCGACCGACCGCAACCCCCGCGTGCGGTCGATGCCCACCACGGTCTACGACGCGGCTGGCAACCCCATCACCCAGTTCCGCGAGTTCGAGCTGACGGTCCCGACCCGGCCCGAAGACATCCCCCAGGTGTTGAAGGACGCCGTGGTGGCGGTCGAGGACCAGAACTTCTGGGAGCACGACGGCGTCGATCCCGAGGCCATCGTGCGCGCCGCCCTGAGCAACTTCGAGGAGGGCGACACCGTCCAGGGCGGCTCCACCATCACCCAGCAGTACGTGAAGAACACCTACACGACCGGTGAGCGAAACCTGAGCCGCAAGCTCCGCGAGGCACTGCTGGCCAGCCGTCTCGAGCGGGAGATCACCAAGGAGCAGATCCTCTTCCGCTACCTCACCAGCATCTACTTCGGCGACGGCGCCTACGGGGTGGGTGCTGCGGCCGAGTCCTACTTCCGCAAGCCGCTGTCCGAGCTGACCGCCTCCGAGGCCGCCATGCTCGCGGGCACCATCGCCTCGCCCAACAACTACGGGCCCCGGGGCAACGCCGAGGTGGCGGAGACCCGCCGCATCCAGTCGCTGCGGGCCATGCGGGACCAGGGCTACCTGACCCTCACCGAGTTCCGGGCCGCCCGCGACGAGCACATCTGGTACGCCCCCTTCGGCGACCCGCCCGGGCCCGCGACCGTCGTCCACGCGCCGCCGCAGAACGACGTGGCCACCGTCCACCCGTACTTCGTGGACTACGTGCGGCGCTTCCTGCTCGCCCGCTTCGACCACGAGTCCCTCTACCGAGGCGGCCTGCGGGTGGAGACCACCCTCGACCCGAGGCTCCAGCTGCTGGCCCAGCAGTCGGTCAGCCGCACCCTCGACGGCACCGCGCCGCCGCTCGAGATGTCGCTCGTCACCGTCGACCCCGCCACCGGCCACGTGAAGGCCATGGTGGGCGGCCGGGACTTCGCCCAGAGCCAGGTGAACCTCGCCCTCGGCGGCACCCTGGGGGTGCAGCCGGGGTCGTCGTTCAAGGCCTTCGTGCTGGCCTCGGCGTTCGAGCGGGGCATCACCCCCGAGGACCGCTACCCGGCCCCGGCGTCGATCACGCTGCCCGACTGCACCGGCCAGTGCACGATCTCCAACGCCGAGGCGGGCAACGGAGGCGAGGAGGATCTGCGCCAGGCCACCGCCCACTCGGTGAACACCGTGTTCGCGCAGCTCATCCAGGACGTCGGCCCGCAGAACGTCGCCGAGCTGGCCCACCGTCTCGGCGTCCGCTCGATCGACCCCGAGACCACCCAGTACGGGGTGTCGCTCGCCCTCGGGGCCTACGAGACCTCCCCGCTGGAGATGGCGGCCGGCT includes these proteins:
- a CDS encoding FAD-dependent oxidoreductase, with protein sequence MKVVVVGAGAMGSASAWHLAKAGADVTLLEQFEQGHDRGSSHGTVRIFRLAYADDLYVRLALEAEPLWAELEEAADEELLDRVGALDHGEPERIHEVAAALTRAGVRHELVGPEAAAERWPFLRIEGPAVFQPDGGISFADRTVRAAQDVARGLGAEVAHEEPARAIHLRDGGVVVETDGRELLADVVVVSAGAWAAPLAGDLVPLPPLTVTFQQPGWFAPRDPTAVWPSFIHYRDTSSASAASFGAYGMGDPGIGGRRTTFPGTAVKVGEESVPTVVDPDDGPFEVRQDALRRLADYVEMWLPGLDPVPLRAETCLFTQTPNDDFVLDRRGAVVIASPCSGHGFKFTPVIGRMVADLVLDEGAADALDQRFRLRR
- a CDS encoding transglycosylase domain-containing protein codes for the protein MARRADRIAPFPPPKRRRRWWGIPRMTVKMVVLVAVVVGVCVPAAAATAFWTLIKADVPGTLPTDRNPRVRSMPTTVYDAAGNPITQFREFELTVPTRPEDIPQVLKDAVVAVEDQNFWEHDGVDPEAIVRAALSNFEEGDTVQGGSTITQQYVKNTYTTGERNLSRKLREALLASRLEREITKEQILFRYLTSIYFGDGAYGVGAAAESYFRKPLSELTASEAAMLAGTIASPNNYGPRGNAEVAETRRIQSLRAMRDQGYLTLTEFRAARDEHIWYAPFGDPPGPATVVHAPPQNDVATVHPYFVDYVRRFLLARFDHESLYRGGLRVETTLDPRLQLLAQQSVSRTLDGTAPPLEMSLVTVDPATGHVKAMVGGRDFAQSQVNLALGGTLGVQPGSSFKAFVLASAFERGITPEDRYPAPASITLPDCTGQCTISNAEAGNGGEEDLRQATAHSVNTVFAQLIQDVGPQNVAELAHRLGVRSIDPETTQYGVSLALGAYETSPLEMAAGYAVLANHGVRAPATPILRVLDHEGRVLMDNTAPQGEQVLDPAVADTVTSLLGGVISSGTGRAADIGRPAAGKTGTAQEHRAAWFVGYTPQLSTAVWMGYSDVPRPLYGIKGASRVFGGGFPAETWADFMRNALADQPVLGFPVPGPLPTPVAQTPAPAPAATPGAPPTTVPFEPEPLAPMTPGQVATDCGGPCDQTPTLGDP
- a CDS encoding acyl-CoA dehydrogenase family protein, with the protein product MYEWSEEHQMMRDAMRRFVEAEIVPNLEELEHGDTPPYEVLRKLWSTFGMDAAARDRFKRQMDKEKAVAAGEAEASTEKRGGGGDGSMTLIPIIEICRYCPGMVTAMGVSVGLTASAIMSKGTTAQKERWALDLLTMEKIGSWAITEPDSGSDAFGSMKATAKRDGDEYVLNGSKTFITNGPYADTIVFICKLDEGNDPADRKILSFVLDSGMPGLEQSKPLRKMGMHSSPTGQLFLNDVRVGKDRLLGETEDLPSGGRAGAKDTFSMERTGVAAMSLGIVERCLELCTEYAKERVQFGKPIGEFQLIQLKLAKMEVARLNIQNLVFRQIEMAANGTGMDLTEASACKLYSAQAAMEVALEAVQVFGGNGYMAEYQVEQLARDAKVLQIYAGTDEIQISQIARNLLSA